gctggtggcagtcgacaaattctccaaatggatcgaggctcgacccgtcggcaagattaaatccgagcaagcggttctattcttcaccaacatcgtcttcaggttcggggtcccgaattcgatcatcaccgatAATGGCACttagttcacaggcaagaagttcttggagtTCTGCGACaatttccacatacgtgtggactggtcggctatGGCGCACCCACaaacgaacgggcaagtggagcgtgccaatggcatgatcctctaaggactgaagccaagaatcttcaacaagttgaacaaatttggccggaggtggctcgcggagttaccctcggtcatttggagcctgaggacgaccccgagcagagccacaggcttcaccccgttcttcctcgtctatggcgccgaggccatactccccacgacttggagtatgggtcgccaaggctcaaagcataccaagagcagcaaaaccagcgagcccgcgaggactcgctggatcaagtggacgaggctcgagacgtggtgctcctacactctgcacgctaccagcagtctttacgaaggtatcaggcgcagagagtccggcgctgagacctcaacaaaggggacttggtgctgaggcttcgacaggacaacaggggccgccacaagctctcactgccatgggaaggcccgtacataatcgccgaggtgctcaaacccggcacgtacaagctggcgaacgacaaaggtgaagtcctcaccaacgcttggaacatacagcagctacgtcgcttctatccttagaattctgagctatttgtacatcatttgtactcgcattttcgattacccaaaataataaagaagtacgccttacttgtttattttttggaaccttccggaccctcgagggctcggatgcgcatgAACATTGAGGTAcgcttggctttaccctcggcaaagccaagcctccctcggggggtactacggggggaacccccgaacatcCCCAAAAATCACCAACATTTTTTCGAAAAACTTCCGTCTCGTCCCTAAGTTCCTCGTACACTTGGGAAAAACGGatgcgaggcataagcaactatggtacggggccggccgagtcgtggggccaactacgcctccgggatacggcagcccactcaccaccccacgcctacgtcGCTTATGAACgtgaaattcctcgcagaagtttacctaagtcgcatacgaggacacggaagtagagtaaagaaaacacgggctcgaacgcacaaggcctcgatgggccacactgtcaaTTTCAACGAGAACAAATTTCTTACATTCATAAATATAAAGTGTGATTACAACGAgcactaatctattacatgggcttcgaggcccagtctATCTACAGGTTGTCATCCCCCCTCTGTGGATCTGCGACAGCGTCGAATTCAGCTATCGAGGGGATGTCgacttcgagcttctcggctaAGGCAGTGgcaaactcctccgcggctgcattGGCGTCGTCCATGATGGTTGACGCGGCATTCGCATCGGCATCGTCAGGAaccacgtaccccgacgacactctctgcaggtccatgaggtagtgcgtcgaggccacggcgagggcgcgaAGGACActgaggcggaaggtgctcttggcgtgctcagcgatccggccacctagcgctcataggcggctgatcaccgagctaccagacatggcgccctcctcctggcacacgctcatGGTGGTCCGCTCTAGATCAGCGTACTCCGTCTGagccgccatgagcgcggttCCTACTGCCTCTTTTGCCGCGGTCTCGTCGGCCACtctttgcctcagctctgatcaaaggAATCAAGATCAGCTGCGAAAAGGTAAAATCCAAGTACAGTGAAATTTTGAGTACTTACCCACGATGCTCTTCtatgcctcctccctctggactcgggcggcctcctcaaGCGAAGACAAggagttttccttctccttgagggtggCCTCCACGTTCTATatagccacctccttctcctcgagggcttcGCCCTtttcctggagggtcccggaGAGCGTGACGATGGTCACCTCGTTCTGGAGAAGCTCGGTCTCCTTCTGCTCAAGTGCCGTTCTAAGGCACTGTAGCTCGGCGGTCTGCGCCTCGGTTTCCcgagccttcttctcaagcgTCGTCCTAAGGTATTGCAGCTCGGCAGTTTGCGCCTTGGCTTCCCGAGCCTTGTGCTCCGCTGCGGCCCTCTGGACATCACGCTCACCGGTAACCCGCGCCAACtactcctccagcgcctgctgacccGCCCCCAGATCCGTCGTCCTGGTGTTGGcctcgatgttcttgagcaccaactcagcattgtgctgcccaagccagcCTATCTAGGAGTGCAGCTGGGTCATCTCGGCACTTTTTCTGCGCGAGAtatccctcagccgctgcgaaAGGAAAGACGTGGGTAAAACAAGCAAAATCAGGGCCAAAAACACGAACGATTCTCGGGGAGGAGTTGCTTACCTGGCTGATCTGGTAATCCGTCATTCGATGGAGCTCCAGGGCGCGTTCAAGATGGTTCTGAATCTGAGAACCTGCCTCGAACTGCGCCTGCCAGACGGCCTCCTCATCTCGCTCATTGCGGAGAAGCTCCGGGGGGACCACAGACTGGATAATTGCCCCGTGTTGCGGCCCCCTGGTTGTCCCCTTGTCGAGCACCTCCACGCAGGCCGACGTGAACTCAGCAATCTTGTCGGCAGCGCTCGCCGCATCAGCAGGGTCGATGTCTCTCGAATCCCCGTATTCCCCGCTGCTGTCTGGTAGCTGCACTACCGGGATCACGATGTCCGTCGTTGCCTAAGCCGTCACCGTCGATGCCATCATTACTGCAACGACGCTCTCATCCCGGGCTTCTGTAGGCCCCGAGACGCGGGCTTCCTCCGCCACTGGCGCCCTCGGCGCCAACTTCTCCTCTGCGgctccctcgaccccagcccccGGGGGGCCGGGGACGAGGGTCTCCGCCTCTGTCTGGCtggcggggcgctcctgcgcacCCCCACCAGATCCTTCCTCTGCAACCGGCCAGGCGGTGCTATCCGCGCCGGTCCAACCGACCTCGGCTTCGacgaccggccgggcggcgtcgTCAGCGCCTCCCCGACCGGCTTCCCCCATGGCATCAGCCGGAGCAGCTGTTTCAGctccgctctggccggcgtcgcccccgTTCCCCGGCGCTAGAGCCTGCTGCGCCGCTTGAGTTCCTTGAGCCATCGCTGCCtgcagcttcgcggcctccgccacgataTCTACGACGGGCAGAGGTTGCGGCGCCATGTGCGGAATGgcgcgtgccccggtcttgagggctttaACCGGCGCGAGCGGTGCTGCGTCCTTGGCGACGGCCCCGGAGCTGGAAATCGGGGAAGGAAAGTCAAGGTTAGCAGGATTGGGGGAGCGATCAAATGGACACAACAAATAAAACTAGAGACACTCACCGGGCactcatgctgcgcttgcccgCGCCGCTGCTTCGGGCCTGCGGCACACCGACGCCCCTCGACACCTGATCCAAGGGTGTCACCCTCGGAGCAGGCTGAGGCCTCGAGGCCATCTGCGCAGACGTCTCCACACTCGCCGCGGACTCATCACCGCCCGTCGAC
This genomic interval from Panicum virgatum strain AP13 chromosome 8K, P.virgatum_v5, whole genome shotgun sequence contains the following:
- the LOC120645766 gene encoding uncharacterized protein LOC120645766, which gives rise to MSTGGDESAASVETSAQMASRPQPAPRVTPLDQVSRGVGVPQARSSGAGKRSMSARSGAVAKDAAPLAPVKALKTGARAIPHMAPQPLPVVDIVAEAAKLQAAMAQGTQAAQQALAPGNGGDAGQSGAETAAPADAMGEAGRGGADDAARPVVEAEVGWTGADSTAWPVAEEGSGGGAQERPASQTEAETLVPGPPGAGVEGAAEEKLAPRAPVAEEARVSGPTEARDESVVALPDSSGEYGDSRDIDPADAASAADKIAEFTSACVEVLDKGTTRGPQHGAIIQSVVPPELLRNERDEEAVWQAQFEAGSQIQNHLERALELHRMTDYQISQRAAAEHKAREAKAQTAELQYLRTTLEKKARETEAQTAELQCLRTALEQKETELLQNEVTIVTLSGTLQEKGEALEEKEVAI